The Nitrospirales bacterium genome includes a window with the following:
- the fliR gene encoding flagellar biosynthetic protein FliR, producing the protein MLVRTAAILSAMPLLGSGNVPLRIKVTMAAGIAILLTPVVSLHFEPNWLQPFTLLMGLIAEVFVGITLGLGTRLLMAAVELAGQIMGFQVGFGFAQAVDPATQLQTPVFGQLLTVFATLLYFQVNGHHLILLALGSSFKLIPPFGASLHAPLLADITQLIQEMMHTGLQLALPVIAVTFVIHLTMGILGRLVPQMNVLVTSFPITISMGLLVLGFGLPLMAMIFQESIMGLEAIVWDILRELGRG; encoded by the coding sequence GTGCTAGTTCGCACTGCGGCCATTTTATCAGCTATGCCACTCCTCGGAAGCGGGAATGTTCCCCTGCGCATCAAAGTCACGATGGCCGCAGGAATCGCCATACTTTTGACGCCGGTCGTTTCGCTTCATTTTGAGCCGAATTGGTTGCAACCGTTTACGTTATTGATGGGACTGATTGCCGAAGTGTTCGTCGGCATCACCCTCGGACTGGGGACACGTCTGTTGATGGCGGCGGTAGAGTTAGCCGGTCAAATCATGGGGTTTCAGGTGGGATTTGGGTTCGCGCAAGCCGTGGACCCGGCTACGCAACTGCAAACGCCGGTGTTTGGGCAATTGCTGACGGTGTTTGCCACATTACTGTACTTTCAGGTCAATGGTCATCATTTGATCCTGCTGGCATTGGGGAGCAGCTTCAAGCTGATTCCGCCCTTTGGGGCAAGCCTCCATGCCCCTCTCCTTGCGGACATTACGCAGTTGATACAGGAAATGATGCACACGGGGCTTCAGCTAGCGTTACCCGTCATCGCGGTCACATTCGTGATACATCTCACGATGGGCATTTTGGGGAGGCTCGTTCCGCAAATGAATGTCTTGGTCACGAGTTTTCCCATTACTATTTCTATGGGGCTTTTGGTGTTGGGATTCGGTCTTCCGTTGATGGCGATGATCTTTCAAGAATCCATCATGGGCCTGGAAGCGATCGTGTGGGATATTTTGAGAGAGTTAGGACGTGGCTGA
- the flhB gene encoding flagellar biosynthesis protein FlhB, with protein sequence MAENKEGQEKSEQPSGKRLADARRKGQVPSTKELAPIFVLFGGAGMIALWAPMAWKHLQNNSRQWFELIGTFQLTPESLQIYVSSIVEEIFLPLLPFALIVGGLGVLALFLQTGPLWVESALQPKISKLNPKNGLKKIFSLRGVVELLKSLFKVGLISVIVYVIVNPKMTALIHLQSQSFSDAFSTIWEISQQIILWVGLTMLVMAIGDFLYQRWQMTEDLKMTKQEAKDESKDVEGDPQIRSRRLSLQRERARQRMMQAVPNADVVITNPTHIAVALRYDANAMESPEVVAKGAGVLAENIKKIARHAGIPIIENRSLARGLYRLVKVGQEIPGDLYRAVAEVLAYVYRLRQGQEKAS encoded by the coding sequence GTGGCTGAGAATAAAGAAGGCCAAGAGAAATCAGAACAACCCAGTGGAAAACGGCTAGCCGATGCTCGCCGGAAAGGACAAGTCCCGAGCACGAAAGAATTGGCCCCTATTTTTGTGTTATTTGGCGGAGCCGGGATGATCGCGTTATGGGCTCCAATGGCCTGGAAACATCTTCAAAACAACAGTCGTCAATGGTTTGAATTAATCGGCACGTTTCAGCTCACGCCGGAATCCTTGCAGATATACGTGTCGTCCATCGTCGAAGAGATTTTTTTACCGCTTCTGCCCTTTGCGCTGATCGTGGGAGGGCTCGGGGTGTTGGCTTTATTCCTTCAGACTGGACCGTTGTGGGTTGAATCCGCGTTGCAACCGAAGATATCGAAACTCAACCCTAAGAACGGGCTGAAGAAAATCTTTTCTCTCCGAGGCGTGGTGGAGTTGTTGAAGTCCTTGTTCAAAGTGGGGCTGATTTCGGTGATTGTGTATGTCATCGTCAATCCGAAGATGACAGCGTTGATACACTTACAAAGTCAGAGTTTTAGCGATGCCTTCTCGACGATTTGGGAGATAAGCCAACAGATTATCCTCTGGGTTGGCCTCACGATGTTGGTGATGGCTATTGGAGATTTTCTGTATCAACGTTGGCAGATGACTGAAGATTTGAAAATGACGAAACAGGAAGCCAAGGATGAATCCAAGGACGTAGAAGGTGACCCACAAATCCGTTCACGTCGTTTGAGCTTACAACGGGAACGAGCCCGTCAACGGATGATGCAAGCTGTTCCAAACGCGGATGTCGTGATTACAAACCCGACCCACATTGCCGTGGCCCTGCGCTATGACGCCAACGCGATGGAGTCGCCGGAAGTCGTGGCCAAAGGGGCGGGAGTGTTAGCAGAAAATATTAAGAAAATCGCGCGGCATGCCGGTATCCCGATTATCGAAAACCGGAGTCTGGCGCGTGGCCTCTATCGCCTCGTGAAAGTCGGACAGGAGATCCCTGGCGATCTCTACCGAGCCGTGGCTGAAGTGTTGGCGTACGTGTATCGACTTCGGCAAGGCCAGGAGAAGGCAAGCTGA
- the flhA gene encoding flagellar biosynthesis protein FlhA, producing MAVDVKSLKAELMPSHYGDMMLPVGVVGILLIMLLPLPSFLLDLFLSFSLTVSILILLVTMHAGRPADFSVFPAVLLLGTLFRLALNIASTRVILLHGHEGADAAGDVIQAFGDFVVGGNFAVGLVVFSILVIINFVVITKGAGRIAEVAARFTLDAMPGRQMSIDADLNAGIIDETEARKRRELIAQEADFYGSMDGSSKFVRGDAVAALLIIFINILGGLSIGVLDHGLTFAQAAQTFTLLTVGDAVVAQVPALIMSTAAGIIITRVSTKTSLGRDLTEQIFFNPNLLAVVSGIFIFLGLIPGLPHLAFLLLGGLSGGMAYMLLQKKNEDAEAFTPTATEAKKPATHETEAVETVTPPDLLELHVGYGLVPLVDTAQGGELLERVRAIRRQTAQDLGFVVPSVHIRDNLQLKPHEYSILLKGVQVAKGELVPRHLLAINPGSAKKGIEGKPGKDPCFGLPALWITPQDKERAQMDGYTVVDGAAVIATHLTEIIRASGHEILGRQEVQNLLDNLAKMYPKVVDDLIPTQLSLGAVVRILRNLLRERVSIRDLRTILESVADYTIQTKDPDLLTEYARQNLSRTITNQYATPEGLLHVISLEPMLDRRLAEAVNPAQGSLPNISPSFMNQFVESLKKAIEKTVGQGYQPIVLCSQTVRSYVYKLISPGLQTLAVLSPNEIDGKAKIQAIEVVRLPHEAETV from the coding sequence ATGGCTGTGGACGTAAAGTCATTAAAAGCGGAATTGATGCCGTCTCATTATGGAGACATGATGCTCCCGGTCGGCGTCGTGGGTATTCTGTTGATCATGTTATTGCCGCTTCCATCGTTTCTTCTCGACCTGTTTTTGTCCTTTAGTCTGACGGTTTCTATTTTAATCCTGTTAGTGACCATGCATGCCGGAAGACCCGCAGATTTTTCAGTCTTCCCTGCCGTGCTACTCCTGGGAACTCTGTTCCGCCTCGCTTTGAATATCGCTTCCACACGCGTCATTCTGTTGCATGGTCACGAGGGGGCGGACGCGGCTGGAGACGTGATTCAGGCGTTTGGAGACTTTGTCGTCGGTGGAAACTTCGCGGTGGGCTTAGTCGTCTTTTCCATTCTGGTCATCATTAACTTTGTGGTCATTACCAAAGGCGCTGGGAGAATCGCTGAAGTCGCCGCACGGTTTACGTTGGATGCTATGCCGGGGCGACAAATGAGCATCGACGCCGACCTGAATGCCGGCATTATCGATGAGACAGAGGCTCGCAAACGTCGGGAACTGATCGCACAAGAAGCTGACTTCTATGGCTCCATGGACGGTTCAAGCAAATTCGTGCGTGGTGATGCGGTCGCGGCTCTGCTGATCATCTTTATCAACATTTTAGGCGGACTTTCTATCGGCGTTCTGGATCATGGATTGACGTTCGCGCAAGCGGCGCAGACGTTTACGCTCTTGACCGTGGGCGATGCCGTCGTCGCACAGGTGCCAGCCCTGATTATGTCAACGGCTGCCGGTATCATCATCACTCGTGTCAGTACGAAAACGAGTCTTGGCCGGGATCTTACCGAACAGATTTTCTTTAATCCGAACTTGCTTGCCGTCGTCTCCGGCATCTTTATTTTTCTTGGGCTCATCCCGGGATTACCGCATCTGGCCTTTTTGCTCCTAGGCGGTTTGAGCGGCGGAATGGCCTATATGTTGTTGCAGAAAAAAAATGAGGATGCCGAGGCGTTCACGCCAACGGCCACAGAGGCCAAAAAACCAGCCACCCACGAGACGGAAGCCGTCGAAACGGTGACGCCCCCTGATCTATTGGAGTTGCATGTGGGATATGGGCTTGTGCCGTTAGTGGACACGGCTCAGGGAGGAGAACTTCTCGAACGAGTCCGAGCCATTCGCCGGCAAACGGCGCAAGACTTGGGATTTGTGGTGCCTTCTGTCCACATCAGAGACAACCTCCAATTGAAACCGCATGAATACAGTATTTTGCTCAAAGGGGTACAGGTGGCGAAAGGAGAACTCGTGCCCAGGCATCTACTGGCGATCAATCCCGGCTCTGCAAAAAAGGGGATTGAGGGAAAGCCTGGAAAAGATCCTTGTTTTGGCTTGCCGGCATTGTGGATCACTCCACAAGATAAGGAGCGAGCGCAGATGGATGGGTATACGGTCGTCGATGGGGCAGCGGTCATTGCCACGCATCTGACCGAAATTATCCGCGCAAGTGGGCATGAAATTCTCGGTCGTCAAGAGGTCCAGAACTTGCTGGATAATCTAGCTAAGATGTATCCCAAAGTGGTCGATGACTTAATCCCAACGCAGTTATCCCTCGGCGCCGTCGTGCGAATTCTGCGAAATCTCCTGCGGGAACGGGTATCTATCCGAGATTTGAGGACGATCTTGGAATCAGTCGCTGACTACACGATTCAGACGAAAGATCCCGACCTCCTGACAGAATATGCCCGGCAAAATTTATCTAGGACGATCACGAACCAATATGCCACTCCTGAAGGACTCCTGCACGTGATAAGTCTGGAGCCAATGCTAGATCGGCGTTTGGCCGAGGCGGTCAATCCTGCACAGGGCAGTTTGCCGAATATCTCGCCCTCTTTCATGAATCAGTTCGTTGAATCCTTGAAGAAAGCGATAGAAAAAACAGTCGGACAGGGGTATCAGCCCATCGTGTTATGTTCTCAGACGGTTCGAAGCTATGTGTATAAGTTGATTTCTCCCGGGCTCCAAACGTTAGCGGTCCTTTCGCCGAATGAAATTGACGGAAAGGCCAAAATTCAAGCCATAGAAGTTGTGAGGTTGCCGCATGAAGCTGAAACGGTTTGA
- the flhF gene encoding flagellar biosynthesis protein FlhF, with amino-acid sequence MKLKRFEALTLQGALESVKAELGPDAVIVSTRRVNKGGGLFGLLSQPVVEVTAAVDRQTKKKQTETTILERIARSHEAADPTPVEVSSQVDAVSETPRGDSFHDQLRMATMLDPFTEQLTAVREELKRLREERNDPESVVRPLRQELEGLRIIVGEALGDRMRKQVDALPGNLTSDYEALVSQGVQPQLAHELLRSVVETLGTAGIKDRVIVEEMLQERIEQAISTSGSFLPTNGLQKIVMLVGPTGVGKTTTVAKLASLATQVERPRKTVLITLDTYRIAAVEQLRVFAKILKLPLEVAMSPRDLCSCIARHPEAELILIDTAGRSPRDRTGQEELKVIAEQQLKIETHLVLAAPTTESVLHDVIQQYRSIPIHRLLFTKLDEITHYGKLFNLLHYTGLPLSYVSMGQRVPEDLELASSRRVVELLKANSGNSMDLTQLSGASI; translated from the coding sequence ATGAAGCTGAAACGGTTTGAAGCATTGACTCTGCAGGGTGCTCTTGAGTCTGTCAAAGCCGAGTTAGGGCCGGATGCCGTGATTGTCTCCACTCGGCGGGTGAATAAAGGGGGAGGCCTCTTTGGGTTGCTCAGTCAACCCGTCGTCGAAGTGACGGCCGCGGTGGATCGTCAAACCAAAAAGAAACAGACTGAGACGACGATTCTGGAACGAATTGCTCGCTCTCATGAAGCGGCTGATCCGACCCCGGTCGAGGTTTCGTCACAGGTTGATGCGGTGTCTGAAACGCCAAGAGGTGACAGTTTTCACGATCAACTTCGAATGGCCACGATGTTAGATCCGTTTACCGAACAATTAACCGCGGTACGAGAGGAATTGAAGCGATTGCGAGAAGAGCGCAATGATCCAGAGTCTGTCGTCAGACCGTTACGGCAGGAACTCGAAGGGCTTCGGATTATCGTGGGAGAAGCTCTGGGCGATCGTATGCGGAAACAGGTCGATGCGTTGCCGGGGAATCTGACGTCCGATTATGAGGCCCTTGTGAGTCAAGGCGTGCAGCCGCAGCTGGCTCATGAACTTCTACGGTCGGTCGTCGAGACACTAGGAACAGCCGGCATCAAAGACCGTGTCATCGTGGAAGAAATGCTTCAAGAGCGAATTGAGCAAGCCATCTCGACATCAGGATCATTCTTGCCGACCAATGGACTGCAAAAAATCGTGATGCTGGTCGGTCCGACGGGTGTCGGAAAAACCACCACAGTGGCAAAACTTGCCAGTCTTGCGACCCAAGTGGAACGGCCTCGAAAAACGGTATTGATCACGCTTGACACGTATCGGATCGCCGCGGTCGAACAGCTTCGTGTCTTTGCCAAAATCCTGAAGCTTCCGTTAGAAGTCGCGATGTCTCCGCGTGATCTTTGTTCGTGTATCGCCCGGCATCCAGAGGCTGAATTGATCTTAATCGATACCGCCGGAAGAAGCCCTCGAGATCGGACAGGTCAAGAAGAACTCAAGGTGATCGCCGAACAGCAGTTAAAGATCGAGACGCATCTCGTCTTGGCCGCGCCGACCACTGAATCGGTTCTTCATGACGTCATCCAACAGTATCGAAGCATCCCGATTCACCGGCTGTTGTTCACGAAGCTCGATGAGATCACGCATTATGGAAAATTGTTTAATTTGCTGCACTACACGGGATTACCACTTTCGTATGTCTCGATGGGACAACGGGTTCCCGAAGACTTGGAATTAGCTTCCAGTCGTCGTGTGGTGGAATTGTTGAAGGCCAATTCAGGTAATTCGATGGATCTTACGCAATTATCAGGAGCGTCTATATGA
- a CDS encoding MinD/ParA family protein, whose translation MTPRPHRAMNADWKRPATHVIDQASGLRAAVQAHSPRTQPVQVVAVSSGKGGVGKTNVVTNLAVACAKHGRKVLVMDADLALGNVDILLGLAPSATIEDVLTGDRTLEEVIIKGPEGISILPAASGIQELSNLTYEQQLRLQAGFLQLSNPPDLLMIDCAAGISSNVLYFSLVAHDTLIVVSPEPGSLTDAYALIKILSTRYHQQHFRLLVNMVRKPNEGREVFRKLSLVTDRFLNVSLDFVGWIPFDDCVPLAVSQQRPVLVAFPRAMASRALSQVGEKIGKWTYDRHLRGGYQLFGSMGFGPIHEEMGKTA comes from the coding sequence ATGACCCCGAGACCTCATCGAGCGATGAACGCGGATTGGAAACGTCCTGCTACGCATGTCATCGACCAGGCGAGTGGCTTGCGCGCTGCGGTGCAAGCGCACAGTCCGAGAACGCAACCGGTGCAGGTTGTCGCCGTGAGCTCAGGGAAGGGCGGGGTCGGCAAAACCAATGTCGTGACCAATCTGGCGGTGGCATGCGCGAAACATGGGCGAAAGGTCCTGGTGATGGATGCCGACTTAGCGCTCGGCAATGTCGATATTCTGTTAGGGTTAGCCCCGTCGGCGACGATCGAAGATGTCTTAACCGGAGATCGAACGTTAGAGGAGGTGATTATCAAGGGGCCCGAAGGAATCAGTATTCTGCCAGCGGCATCAGGCATACAAGAATTATCGAATTTAACCTATGAACAACAATTGCGGTTGCAAGCAGGGTTTTTGCAATTGTCGAATCCTCCGGACCTTTTGATGATTGATTGTGCAGCAGGGATTTCTTCGAATGTTTTGTATTTTAGTCTTGTGGCGCATGATACGTTAATCGTGGTCTCACCCGAGCCGGGATCACTCACCGATGCGTATGCGCTCATCAAGATTCTTTCGACCCGCTATCACCAGCAGCATTTCCGGCTTCTGGTGAACATGGTGCGTAAGCCCAATGAAGGCAGAGAGGTCTTCCGAAAATTGAGTCTTGTCACCGACCGATTCCTGAATGTGTCCTTGGATTTTGTTGGATGGATTCCGTTTGATGATTGCGTTCCACTCGCTGTCTCTCAGCAACGTCCTGTCCTGGTCGCCTTTCCACGGGCCATGGCCAGCCGCGCCCTGAGCCAGGTGGGTGAAAAAATCGGCAAATGGACGTATGACCGTCATCTGCGGGGGGGGTACCAACTGTTTGGTTCCATGGGCTTTGGACCGATACATGAAGAAATGGGGAAAACAGCATGA
- a CDS encoding FliA/WhiG family RNA polymerase sigma factor has protein sequence MKRAIAEKEPVNTKPTIPSKMILKGDEREQLIQDFVPVIKYMALRLVMRVSSGLNVEDLISAGTVGLLDAITKFDPSREIKFRTYAEFRIRGAMLDEIRAMDWVPRSMRERIGKIQHAANEYTKRKGRPPTEAELANELGMEPEEVDETLLQAKGSVILSLEDLGSNDDDSHPILDALADRDQPNPLESLLSEDTRKILADAIDHLPERQRLVLTLYYFEELTMKEIGATLNVTESRICQLHAQAMIRLKSHLHNRLSR, from the coding sequence ATGAAACGAGCAATCGCCGAAAAAGAACCTGTGAACACCAAACCCACGATTCCTTCCAAGATGATCTTGAAAGGCGATGAGCGGGAACAACTCATCCAGGATTTCGTGCCAGTCATCAAGTATATGGCCTTACGTTTGGTCATGCGTGTGTCGAGCGGGCTGAATGTCGAAGATTTAATCAGTGCCGGCACCGTAGGATTGCTGGACGCCATCACCAAATTCGATCCTTCCCGTGAAATTAAATTCCGAACCTATGCGGAATTCAGGATTCGAGGAGCGATGTTGGATGAAATCCGTGCGATGGATTGGGTGCCTCGATCTATGCGGGAACGGATCGGAAAGATCCAGCATGCCGCTAACGAGTATACGAAACGGAAAGGCCGGCCGCCAACCGAGGCAGAACTGGCCAATGAATTGGGTATGGAACCAGAGGAAGTCGATGAAACGCTGTTGCAAGCCAAGGGGTCGGTCATCTTAAGCCTTGAAGATTTGGGAAGCAACGATGACGATTCTCATCCTATCCTTGATGCGTTGGCTGATCGTGATCAGCCGAACCCTTTGGAATCTCTTCTCTCAGAAGATACGAGGAAAATCTTGGCCGATGCGATCGACCATCTGCCCGAACGACAACGCCTGGTCCTCACGCTGTACTATTTTGAAGAATTAACCATGAAAGAAATCGGTGCCACCCTTAATGTGACCGAGTCACGAATCTGCCAGCTCCATGCGCAGGCGATGATTCGGCTGAAGTCACACCTGCATAACCGTTTGTCACGATAA
- a CDS encoding SpoIIE family protein phosphatase yields MSLQDTPIAQDGSQVNDESEGETTLLLVEDEKVVRMVTKRRLEMLGYVVLEAENGAQALEVLKTRTVDLILSDWMMPVMDGLALCQIVKADPTWQTIYFILMTALEESCQIAEGLIRGADDFLPKSASEEVIDARVKAGIRSCRLIRKLEHSHRVILQQQAELDAELQSAGNFVLSLLPLEGSPVPNVQVAWQYLPSSRLGGDLFQVARWGTEHLGLMILDMSGHGIGPALRAVSLAMRFRDEHIVQLHPTYDPGEIVERLNRENPLTDQGEYFTIWVGSLHLPTLRLRYTTAGHPGVILTRQGNSMDVLGAKTWPIGFGLDQSYDSQECQLSPGDRLYLFSDGLYEVTSPAGELWDREGLEAACRTVHGKPMKKALEWVIQQSQAWQKQTNFYDDVALVGVEVI; encoded by the coding sequence ATGAGCCTTCAAGATACGCCCATCGCGCAAGACGGTTCACAGGTCAATGATGAGTCAGAGGGCGAGACGACGCTTTTACTCGTCGAAGATGAAAAAGTCGTGCGTATGGTGACGAAACGACGTCTGGAAATGCTGGGATATGTAGTTCTCGAGGCCGAAAACGGTGCTCAAGCCTTAGAGGTACTCAAGACGAGAACGGTCGATCTGATCTTGTCGGATTGGATGATGCCCGTGATGGATGGCCTTGCACTCTGTCAGATCGTCAAGGCAGACCCCACATGGCAGACGATTTATTTCATACTCATGACGGCGTTGGAAGAGTCGTGCCAAATTGCCGAAGGCCTCATACGGGGGGCTGATGATTTTTTGCCAAAGTCAGCGAGTGAGGAGGTGATCGATGCGCGAGTCAAAGCCGGGATACGATCGTGCCGGCTCATCAGAAAACTCGAACATTCTCATCGGGTGATCCTCCAGCAGCAGGCTGAGTTGGACGCCGAACTGCAGTCAGCTGGGAACTTCGTCCTGTCGCTGTTGCCTCTGGAGGGATCTCCCGTTCCTAACGTTCAGGTGGCATGGCAATACTTGCCTTCCTCGCGGCTTGGAGGAGACCTGTTTCAGGTTGCTCGATGGGGGACAGAACATCTTGGGTTGATGATTCTTGATATGTCAGGTCATGGGATTGGTCCCGCGCTCAGAGCCGTGTCTCTCGCCATGAGATTTCGAGACGAACATATTGTTCAGTTACACCCCACGTATGACCCCGGAGAGATCGTGGAACGATTGAATCGAGAGAACCCGCTGACTGATCAAGGGGAGTACTTTACGATCTGGGTGGGAAGTCTGCATTTACCTACTTTGCGTCTACGTTATACGACGGCTGGACATCCAGGCGTGATTTTGACCAGGCAAGGCAACAGCATGGATGTGTTGGGCGCGAAGACATGGCCCATAGGTTTTGGACTAGATCAGTCCTATGACAGTCAAGAATGTCAACTGAGTCCCGGAGATAGACTGTATTTGTTCAGCGATGGTCTGTATGAGGTCACGTCACCCGCCGGCGAACTCTGGGATCGAGAAGGTCTTGAGGCAGCCTGTCGGACAGTCCATGGAAAACCAATGAAAAAAGCACTGGAATGGGTCATCCAGCAAAGCCAGGCTTGGCAAAAACAGACCAACTTTTATGATGATGTGGCCCTGGTGGGAGTCGAAGTCATATGA
- a CDS encoding response regulator has protein sequence MMRLLLVDDDPVNRHILREYLEDQGYDLDEAGDGQQAWDKLVHEDAAYCVVLLDRMMPKVDGLTILKRMQEDDRLKFIPVIMQTAAGASHEIREGVEAGAFYYLTKPFDQSILLEIVGAAIRKGLNHREIQDDVVRQSRSIQSLQTGEFRIRTVEEAHDLAVLIAKACPESDRVVMGLNDILMNAVEHGNLGITYEEKGVLQETGEWEQEIQRRLALPVNAAKFVEVTFERFEQDILILIKDQGQGFDWKKYEHFTPELALASHGRGIAMAKALCFDRLEYHGVGNEVLCVIAGNPERGAIQRKHEPDEVTTRTNVN, from the coding sequence ATGATGCGTCTTTTACTCGTTGATGATGATCCGGTAAACCGCCATATCTTGCGTGAATACCTGGAGGACCAGGGGTACGATCTCGACGAGGCCGGAGATGGGCAACAGGCCTGGGATAAACTTGTCCATGAAGACGCTGCCTATTGTGTCGTTCTCCTCGATCGGATGATGCCGAAAGTCGACGGGCTTACCATCCTCAAGCGCATGCAAGAGGACGACAGACTCAAGTTCATTCCGGTCATCATGCAAACTGCAGCCGGCGCTTCCCATGAAATACGGGAAGGAGTCGAAGCCGGAGCGTTTTACTACCTGACCAAACCGTTTGACCAGTCCATCCTGCTTGAGATCGTGGGAGCGGCGATTCGAAAGGGTCTGAATCATCGGGAAATTCAGGATGATGTCGTACGGCAGTCCCGTTCGATTCAAAGTCTCCAGACAGGGGAATTTCGAATTCGGACTGTCGAAGAAGCCCATGATCTCGCGGTACTCATCGCCAAGGCCTGCCCTGAATCAGATAGAGTCGTCATGGGCCTCAATGACATACTGATGAACGCGGTTGAACATGGCAATCTCGGCATTACCTACGAAGAAAAAGGGGTGCTTCAGGAAACCGGCGAATGGGAACAGGAAATTCAACGTCGTCTTGCGTTGCCTGTAAATGCAGCGAAGTTTGTGGAGGTCACGTTCGAGCGGTTTGAGCAGGACATCTTGATTCTGATCAAAGATCAAGGCCAGGGGTTTGATTGGAAGAAATACGAACATTTCACGCCGGAATTGGCGTTGGCGAGTCATGGGCGGGGGATCGCGATGGCCAAAGCCCTGTGTTTCGACCGCTTGGAATATCATGGGGTCGGTAATGAAGTGCTGTGCGTGATTGCCGGCAATCCTGAACGAGGAGCCATTCAAAGAAAGCATGAGCCAGATGAAGTCACGACTCGGACGAATGTAAACTGA